One Cotesia glomerata isolate CgM1 linkage group LG8, MPM_Cglom_v2.3, whole genome shotgun sequence genomic window carries:
- the LOC123270334 gene encoding uncharacterized protein LOC123270334 isoform X3: MAIKVLEKCCCFDLKTAVLIIGIFSIAVSIGGLIEAPISYSQACSGTRTPDNDEECAAASSTLGGSISSEVIGIILMGLMIYGSQRESYRLMLPIIILQAIGIFLIFLFVWYLTIIFFIVSFGSGLLFMILGNGIVGIAVYFWLVIYSRCQEIKNMAYTAADIA; this comes from the exons atggcaATTAAAGTTCTGGAAAAGTGTTGTTGCTTTGATTTAAAGACTGCTGTGTTaattattggaattttttctatt GCTGTTAGTATCGGTGGATTAATAGAGGCGCCTATAAGTTATAGCCAGGCGTGTTCGGGTACTCGAACGCCAGATAATGACGAGGAATGTGCTGCGGCTAGTTCAACATTGGGTGGATCAATAAGCAGTGAAGTTATTGGGATCATTTTGATGGGTCTTATGATCTATGGATCACAAAGA GAAAGTTATCGATTAATGTTGCCAATTATTATCCTTCAAGCGATAGGAATATTTCTTATATTTCTCTTTGTATGGTACCTAACTATCATCTTCTTCATAGTTTCCTTCGGAAGCGGATTGCTTTTTATGATTCTTGGTAATGGAATTGTTG gTATTGCTGTCTACTTCTGGCTAGTTATTTACAGCCGCTgtcaagaaataaaaaatatggctTATACTGCAGCAGATATTGCATAA
- the LOC123270334 gene encoding uncharacterized protein LOC123270334 isoform X1 → MAIKVLEKCCCFDLKTAVLIIGIFSIVVSVGGLIEAPVSYSQACSGGATPQNDANCAAASSKLGGSISSEVIGIILMGLMIYGSQKESYGLMLPIIILQAIGIIIIFLFVWYLTIVFFTVSVGTGFLFMILGNAIVGITVYFWLVIYSRCQEIKNMTYTSANTA, encoded by the exons atggcaATTAAAGTTCTGGAAAAGTGTTGTTGCTTTGATTTAAAGACTGCTGTGTTaattattggaattttttctatt GTTGTTAGTGTGGGCGGATTAATAGAGGCGCCAGTAAGTTACAGCCAAGCATGTTCTGGTGGCGCAACGCCGCAAAATGACGCAAATTGTGCTGCGGCCAGTTCCAAATTGGGCGGATCGATAAGCAGTGAAGTTATTGGGATCATTTTGATGGGTCTTATGATTTACGGATCACAAAAG gAAAGTTATGGATTAATGTTGCCAATAATTATCCTTCAAGCGATAGGAATCATCATTATATTCCTTTTCGTTTGGTACCTTACCATCGTCTTCTTTACGGTTTCCGTTGGAACCGGATTTCTATTCATGATTCTCGGCAATGCAATTGTCG gtattaCTGTTTACTTTTGGCTAGTAATTTACAGCCGATGCcaagaaattaaaaacatgACATACACTTCGGCCAATActgcataa
- the LOC123270334 gene encoding uncharacterized protein LOC123270334 isoform X2, with the protein MAIKILEKCCCFDLKTGVLVIGILSIAVSIGGLIEAPISYSQACSGTRTPDNDEECAAASSTLGGSISSEVIGIILMGLMIYGSQRESYRLMLPIIILQAIGIFLIFLFVWYLTIIFFIVSFGSGLLFMILGNGIVGIAVYFWLVIYSRCQEIKNMAYTAADIA; encoded by the exons atggcgATTAAGATTCTAGAAAAGTGTTGTTGCTTTGATTTAAAAACGGGTGTGCTAGTTATCGGAATTTTATCCATT GCTGTTAGTATCGGTGGATTAATAGAGGCGCCTATAAGTTATAGCCAGGCGTGTTCGGGTACTCGAACGCCAGATAATGACGAGGAATGTGCTGCGGCTAGTTCAACATTGGGTGGATCAATAAGCAGTGAAGTTATTGGGATCATTTTGATGGGTCTTATGATCTATGGATCACAAAGA GAAAGTTATCGATTAATGTTGCCAATTATTATCCTTCAAGCGATAGGAATATTTCTTATATTTCTCTTTGTATGGTACCTAACTATCATCTTCTTCATAGTTTCCTTCGGAAGCGGATTGCTTTTTATGATTCTTGGTAATGGAATTGTTG gTATTGCTGTCTACTTCTGGCTAGTTATTTACAGCCGCTgtcaagaaataaaaaatatggctTATACTGCAGCAGATATTGCATAA
- the LOC123270329 gene encoding uncharacterized protein LOC123270329 isoform X2 produces the protein MTMFQMKKKKQKMMDYIPLEYKIKVLNIAKAHPSWKLETLQKNGCSHLKRMDHLKVWEKDVEHGGTKFDKYHVIDSWTYDRFVEARQNYQQVTTRNLQQWALAAASQFPNLQFTASDPWVKKFKQRHNIRQRKITKFVTDKEVHTMSEIIASAEMFRIQTKQLISNFDSDFVINTDQTGCQYQSTFNRTLTEKGSKTMFAKVQDMTKVSHSYTAQYSITLSGKLLPHVFICLQESTGDFGPRIKKNVEEYLKKYKNVIVTSSKSGKLTTTLYKNFLEKCLMPYVQKNKFLLIIDSWTGQVKPELYDEIFQDDKKCLHAHLKLYLQNVLR, from the exons ATGACTATGTtccagatgaaaaaaaaaaaacaaaaaatgatggATTATATTCCTctggaatataaaattaaagttttaaacatAGCAAAAGCTCACCCTTCATGGAAACTAGagacattacaaaaaaatggatGTAGTCATTTGAAGAGAATGGATCATTTGAAAGTATGGGAAAAAGATGTTGAACatggtggaactaaatttgataaatatcatgTGATTGATTCTTGGACGTATGACCGCTTCGTCGAGGCAAgacaaaattatcaacaagTGACTACACGAAATTTGCAGCAATGGGCTTTAGCTGCAGCCAGCCAGTTTCCTAATCTTCAATTTACAGCGTCCGACCcatgggtaaaaaaatttaaacaaagacacaacatTCGTCAAcgcaaaattacaaaatttgtaacaGACAAAGAAGTTCACACCATGTCAGAAATTATCGCCTCTGCAGAAATGTTTCGCAttcaaacaaaacaattgatATCTAACTTCGATAGTGACTTCGTTATTAATACAGATCAAACag GATGTCAATACCAATCAACGTTTAATAGGACACTGACGGAAAAAGGAAGCAAAACAATGTTTGCAAAAGTACAAGACATGACCAAGGTCTCACACTCATATACTGCACAATATAGCATAACATTATCTGGAAAATTACTACCacatgtttttatttgtttgcaaGAGTCTACAGGTGATTTTGGGccaagaataaagaaaaacgtagaagaatatttaaaaaaatacaaaaatgttattgtcaCATCATCAAAATCAGGAAAACTGACAACTActctctataaaaattttctagagaaatgtttaatgccatatgttcaaaaaaataaatttcttttaattattgactcgTGGACAGGACAAGTGAAGCCAGAATtatatgatgaaatatttcaggatgataaaaaatgcctACATGCACATTTAAAGTTATACCTCCAAAATGTACTCCGTTAG
- the LOC123270329 gene encoding uncharacterized protein LOC123270329 isoform X1 has protein sequence MTMFQMKKKKQKMMDYIPLEYKIKVLNIAKAHPSWKLETLQKNGCSHLKRMDHLKVWEKDVEHGGTKFDKYHVIDSWTYDRFVEARQNYQQVTTRNLQQWALAAASQFPNLQFTASDPWVKKFKQRHNIRQRKITKFVTDKEVHTMSEIIASAEMFRIQTKQLISNFDSDFVINTDQTDFLKFIFSGCQYQSTFNRTLTEKGSKTMFAKVQDMTKVSHSYTAQYSITLSGKLLPHVFICLQESTGDFGPRIKKNVEEYLKKYKNVIVTSSKSGKLTTTLYKNFLEKCLMPYVQKNKFLLIIDSWTGQVKPELYDEIFQDDKKCLHAHLKLYLQNVLR, from the exons ATGACTATGTtccagatgaaaaaaaaaaaacaaaaaatgatggATTATATTCCTctggaatataaaattaaagttttaaacatAGCAAAAGCTCACCCTTCATGGAAACTAGagacattacaaaaaaatggatGTAGTCATTTGAAGAGAATGGATCATTTGAAAGTATGGGAAAAAGATGTTGAACatggtggaactaaatttgataaatatcatgTGATTGATTCTTGGACGTATGACCGCTTCGTCGAGGCAAgacaaaattatcaacaagTGACTACACGAAATTTGCAGCAATGGGCTTTAGCTGCAGCCAGCCAGTTTCCTAATCTTCAATTTACAGCGTCCGACCcatgggtaaaaaaatttaaacaaagacacaacatTCGTCAAcgcaaaattacaaaatttgtaacaGACAAAGAAGTTCACACCATGTCAGAAATTATCGCCTCTGCAGAAATGTTTCGCAttcaaacaaaacaattgatATCTAACTTCGATAGTGACTTCGTTATTAATACAGATCAAACag attttttaaaattcatattttcagGATGTCAATACCAATCAACGTTTAATAGGACACTGACGGAAAAAGGAAGCAAAACAATGTTTGCAAAAGTACAAGACATGACCAAGGTCTCACACTCATATACTGCACAATATAGCATAACATTATCTGGAAAATTACTACCacatgtttttatttgtttgcaaGAGTCTACAGGTGATTTTGGGccaagaataaagaaaaacgtagaagaatatttaaaaaaatacaaaaatgttattgtcaCATCATCAAAATCAGGAAAACTGACAACTActctctataaaaattttctagagaaatgtttaatgccatatgttcaaaaaaataaatttcttttaattattgactcgTGGACAGGACAAGTGAAGCCAGAATtatatgatgaaatatttcaggatgataaaaaatgcctACATGCACATTTAAAGTTATACCTCCAAAATGTACTCCGTTAG
- the LOC123270566 gene encoding uncharacterized protein LOC123270566, whose product MLLKNCCLCISLRVGVLAACVFSIVVSIVALLSAPITYGYDCQGVKHTDNYPTCEWADVKLGLTVVISIINMMIKALVICASQQNLHELLLKTIIIDIFLWGGCITYIVYSIAIILLTNLKHQLLCLAVVGPIMALCTYMWIIFFSRYQEIRKLQYGSKMKILET is encoded by the exons atgcttttaaaaaattgttgtttgTGCATAAGTTTAAGAGTAGGAGTTCTCGCGGCATGTGTTTTCAGTATT GTCGTGTCTATTGTTGCGCTATTAAGCGCGCCAATCACCTATGGCTATGATTGTCAGGGTGTGAAGCACACGGATAACTACCCGACTTGCGAATGGGCGGATGTAAAATTAGGGTTGACTGTTGTtattagtataattaatatgaTGATCAAAGCTCTTGTTATTTGCGCATCACAACAG aatctaCACGAATTATTgctaaaaacaattattatagaCATCTTTCTTTGGGGAGGTTGTATAACATATATCGTGTACTCGATAGCTATCATTTTATTGACAAATCTAAAACATCAACTACTTTGCCTTGCTGTTGTAGGTCCAATTATGG cactTTGTACATACATGTGGATAATTTTCTTCAGCCGCTATcaagaaataagaaaattgCAGTATGGaagtaaaatgaaaatactagaaacttaa
- the LOC123270379 gene encoding uncharacterized protein LOC123270379 — protein sequence MGIKKLGGCCCFDLKTGVLIIGILGIIGSVVNLIKAPLEYSSACSDGKTTANNENCAVASSILGGSIASSVIFLILTVLMIYGSQKNSHRFLLPILILEAISIFLLVILVWYLIIIFFSVSIGMGFLVLVIGHAVIALTIYFWLVIYSRSEEIKEANFSSRDCA from the exons ATGGGAATTAAGAAACTTGGGGGCTGTTGTTGCTTCGATTTGAAGACCGGAGTGCTTATAATTGGTATTTTAGGAATT attgGAAGCGTTGTAAATCTAATAAAAGCGCCGTTAGAGTACAGCAGTGCGTGCAGCGATGGAAAAACCACGGCAAACAATGAAAATTGCGCGGTTGCTTCTTCAATATTGGGAGGATCAATTGCTTCTTctgttatttttcttattttaacgGTTCTTATGATTTATGGATCGcaaaag aacAGCCATCGATTTTTGCTGCCGATCCTTATATTAGAAGCTATTTCAATATTCCTTTTAGTGATATTGGTATggtacttgattattatcttCTTTTCAGTATCCATTGGAATGGGATTCTTAGTATTGGTTATCGGACATGCAGTGAtag cgctTACCATATACTTTTGGCTGGTTATCTACAGCCGCAGCGAAGAAATCAAGGAAGCTAATTTTTCATCAAGAGATTGcgcttaa
- the LOC123270761 gene encoding uncharacterized protein LOC123270761, producing MAIKILKSFCVCCDLKSGVLVLGFLEILGSLGTLLVAPIIYREACTRGKSLGKTECAAAYTRMGGLIISSVITLVLTLLMIFGSQMENPLMMLPIIILKGVLILVTFVATWYLSIYAFIFSSASFSSILFAGNISGGIMLYIWLVICSRREEIKNKSGSSNCA from the exons ATGGCGATTAAAATACTAAAGAGTTTTTGTGTTTGTTGTGATTTAAAATCCGGAGTACTTGTGCTGGGTTTTTTAGAGATT ttaGGCAGCCTTGGAACTTTGCTAGTAGCGCCTATAATCTACCGTGAAGCTTGCACCAGAGGAAAAAGCCTTGGAAAAACAGAGTGTGCTGCCGCCTACACGAGAATGGGaggattaattatttcatctgTGATAACTCTTGTTTTGACTTTGCTAATGATCTTCGGCTCTCAaatg gAAAATCCTCTAATGATGCTGCCAATAATAATCCTCAAAGGAGTTTTGATCCTTGTAACATTTGTCGCTACTTGGTACCTATCAATTTAcgcttttatattttcaagtgCAAGTTTTTCGTCTATACTCTTCGCCGGCAATATTAGTGGTG gaaTCATGCTGTATATTTGGTTAGTAATTTGCAGCCGCAGGgaagaaatcaaaaataaaagtggtTCATCTAATTGcgcttga
- the LOC123270715 gene encoding putative ankyrin repeat protein RF_0381, whose translation MSTSSPSTLTNIPAMLSTLPSINSPLPDGDPLLYHAAHQGNLPLILDLLTHQADINAQGFSGPALHESILQGHDSITSYLLQEGADLNLQSLNVLQAGFSPLNTAILSSNTFATELLLKMDANLLSKDSELNTPLHIAVKEENYALTALLLSSGASMTSINSNQETPFCLAVDSGNLELIELFINKGVFKFAPRLLNDSLIRAIDTGNVSVLQLMLLNGADVNFVSSYKCYTPLHHAVVANSLPIVEFLLQNGADASARTESNSLAIFFAAHRKNEPILDLLLEKHATIGTEGAKLLYEAVMENSVLLIKKVLSYKSYNLNVDGFAPDLTNMRLLEAAIVHNKHDGVRGLIFSGADVDLTDSRGVTFWDLAFEQRNFDFLNTAEL comes from the coding sequence ATGTCTACCTCATCACCGTCAACTCTCACAAACATCCCCGCGATGCTCTCTACATTACCATCCATCAACTCTCCTCTCCCCGACGGCGACCCTCTTCTTTACCACGCGGCTCACCAAGGAAACTTGCCCCTAATTCTTGACCTCCTCACCCACCAAGCGGACATAAACGCCCAAGGATTCTCAGGTCCAGCTTTGCACGAGTCAATCCTCCAAGGCCACGACTCAATCACCTCTTACCTCCTCCAGGAGGGCGCTGACCTCAATCTTCAGTCACTAAACGTCCTCCAGGCTGGTTTCTCCCCCCTCAACACCGCGATCTTGTCTTCCAACACTTTCGCAACAGAACTTCTACTCAAAATGGACGCAAACTTACTCTCCAAGGACTCAGAACTCAACACTCCCCTCCACATTGCAGTCAAAGAAGAGAACTACGCCCTAACTGCCCTACTCTTATCTTCCGGAGCTTCTATGACCTCCATTAACTCAAACCAAGAGACGCCATTTTGTCTAGCAGTAGATTCTGGGAATTTAGAGCTTATAGAGCTGTTTATCAACAAAGGAGTCTTTAAATTCGCACCTAGATTGCTGAATGATTCGCTAATTCGCGCTATTGATACTGGAAACGTCTCCGTGCTTCAACTAATGCTCCTCAACGGCGCTGATGTCAATTTTGTGTCTTCTTACAAGTGCTATACTCCATTGCACCATGCAGTAGTTGCAAATAGCCTTCCAATTGTTGAATTCTTGCTCCAGAATGGCGCTGATGCTTCAGCTCGGACTGAAAGCAATTCACTTGCGATTTTCTTCGCTGCTCACCGGAAAAACGAGCCTATCTTGGATCTGCTGCTGGAGAAGCATGCAACAATTGGTACAGAGGGTGCTAAACTGTTGTACGAAGCTGTGATGGAGAATAGCGTGCTTCTGATCAAGAAAGTCTTATCCTATAAGAGCTACAATTTAAATGTTGATGGATTTGCGCCTGATTTGACCAACATGAGGCTTCTAGAAGCAGCCATTGTGCATAACAAGCATGACGGCGTCAGAGGATTGATATTCTCTGGAGCTGATGTTGACCTGACTGATTCCAGAGGTGTAACTTTCTGGGACCTGGCGTTTGAACAAAGGAACTTTGATTTCTTGAACACGGCTGAATTATAG